From Micromonospora carbonacea:
GCGCTGCCGGGGTCGCTGCGGGCCAGCAGTTCCCGCAGGCGGGGGTGCCAGTTGCGGGTGAGTTCCTGGGCGATCCGGACGAGGTCCTCGCCGCGGCGGCTCATGACGTCGGCGGGGAACCGGCGGGCCGCGCTCCAGATGATGAAGTTGATGTTGTCGCGGGTGGTGTCGTGGCGCAGGCCGGGCCAGCGGCGCAGCAGGTCGGCGTCGGCGGCGGCGACGCCGGGCTTGACGTCGCCGCCGCGGTCCCACTTGAACTCCATCACGTGCAGCACGCCCATCGTCCCGCCCGCGCCGAAGACCAGCGAGATGCCCTGCGCGACACGTTCGGGCAGCAGCGAGCGGGTGTGTTCGGTCAGCGGGATCCGGGTGGCGATGTTGACGGTGCCGGCATCGCGGATCACCGCGTGCGGCAGGTACTGGCGGCGTACCGCCGAGTGCGTGCCGTCGGCGGCGACCAGCAGGTCGCCGGTGGCCGTGCTGCCGTCGGCGAAGTGGGCGGTGACCGTCCCGTCGTCGCGCTGCTCGTAGTGGGTGAAGGTCCGGTCGAACTCGACGGTGTCCTCCAGACCGGTGAGCAGGACCTGGCGCAGGGTCATCCGGGCGACCGAGCGTTCGGTGCCGACGTCGTCGGTGTCCGGGCGCAGCGGGAACGAGGCGGTCTGCCGCAGCCGTTCGGTGACGACGTTGAAGTAGCGGGGCCCCCGGGCGCAGGTGACGGCGAAGATGTCGAACAGCTCCGGCGGCAGGCACTCCCGCAGCGCCCTGCTGCCGGTGGGCCCGATGCCGACCCGGTAGCCGAGCAGCCCGTCGGCCCGGTCGGCGTGCCGTTCGTGGACGGAGACGCCGATCCCGGCCCGGCGCAGCCCGTGGGCCAGGCACAGGCCGCCGGTGCCGGCCCCGATGATCATCACCTGCGGCGGGTTGGCCACCATGTCGCGGCCCGCCGGCTCAGCCGGCCGTGCCGGTGACGCCGACCGGCGAGGTGGCGTCCCAGCTGTAGAAGCAGCCGGCGATCGCGTCGCGCGGCGAGCGCCAGGTCGGCAGGTACGGCGAGGTGTGCGCGGAGAGCCGCTCGTTGACCTGGAGGTAGAGCGGATGGTTGCGGGCCGCGGCGAGGGCGTCGGCCTCGACGTCGGCGGTCTCCATCAGGTGTACGCACAGGTCGTGCAGGCAGTACAGGGAGCGGTGCCGCACGCCGGTGAGGCCCGGCAGCTCCGTCGCGTCGGACTCGGCGAAGATCTGCGCGACGCGTCCCTCCGCGCCGGGGATGATCCTGCTGACGATCAGTAGACGACTCATGGGTCCCCTCCCGCAGGCGGCACCTCTGGATCAAGGTCGGGCGACCGTGGCGCCGCTTCTGCGACCACCATGCCGACCGATCTGTCACGTTGCCGTCACCGTGGGTGTGTTTGCGGTGACGCGCCCGGCCGGCGCGGCTCGGGGGGCGTCGGGCGGCTGGCCTGCCGGATGGGCGCGAGCGTGTCGTGCAGCAGGGCGGTCATCGCCGGGGACGGCTCCAGGCGCAGTTCCCGCAGGAGCAGGTCGCGGTACGCGTAGAAGGCGTGCACGGCCTCGAAGACGTTGCCCTCGGCGAGGTGGACGCGCACCACCAGCCGGTGCGGGGTCTCGCGCAGCGGTTCGGCCGCCATGGCCTCCAGCGCGGCCTCCAGGGCCTCGCCGTGCCGTCCCGCCGCGAGGTGGTTGCGGGCCACCTGCTCCAGCATGTGCAACCGCAGCTGGCGTAGGCGTTCGCGTTCCAGCAGCACCCAGTCGTCGTACCAGCCGGGGAGCAGGTCGTGCCGGCCGGCGGTGAGGGCGACGCCGGTGCTGCCCGGGTCGTCGCCGTCGCGGACGCGGGCGGCGGTGCTGGCCAGGTCGTCGACGTCGAGCCGTACGCGGGGGTCGAGGCGGGTGGTGTCGCCGCTGGTGACCAGGGGGCAGCACGGGTCCTGGCGCAGCCGCCACAGCGCGGTGCGCAGCGAGGACAGCGCCCGTTCCTCCGGCGCCTCGGGCCAGAGCAGGCCGGCGAGGTGGCTGCGGGTGGCGCCGGGGCGCAGCCCGATGAGCGCGAGGACCCGTTGCAGGCCGCGCGGCACGACGACGGGCGTCTCGTCGTGCAGCAACTGGAAGCCGCCGAGCAGGCGCAGCGAGACGTCCGGGGCGTGGCCGTCGCCCGTGGTCGGCGTGGGCGGATCAGCGGTCACGGCGGCACCCCCTGCACCGGACCTGGTCCGGACTCCTCGTGCGTCCCGGCGCGCTCGCCCCGGGGGCGCCACTGTCTCCGGTGGCTCCACGCGTCGTGGCCCGGGCGTCGCGACCGCCGGGCTGGCCCGCTCGAAGATTAACCACAATGATTACGGTGAGTCAACGTTGGGTACGGCGCGGCTGCCGGCATCGCGGACCGAGTGTGCCTGCCAACTGCGAATATTTGTCGTTATCAGGGTCACCTTCTCAGGAGGGGCATGGATTGTCCACAGGATTCATCAACGCAGCGTCACCGCTGGTCGTGTCGGCGGGCGGCCCGGCGGTGACGCCTCGGTGACGGCGGTGCGCGCACCGTGGCGGCAGTCGTCCCGCGTGACGGCGAGCTCATGCCGCGCCGCCGCGCGCCCCAGGGAGGCAGTCCATGGATCGTTCGCTGATCGTCGCCAAGGTGGTCCCCGACGCCGAGGAGCGGGTCGCCGAGATCTTCGCCGAGTCCGACGCCACGGAGCTGCCGCGCCTGGCCGGGGTCCGGCACCGGTCGCTGTACCGGCTGGGTGACCTCTACGTGCACCTGCTGGAGACCGAGCGGCCGGGGGAGACGGCGGTGGAGGGCATCCGGGAGCACCCCGAGTTCGCCCGGGTCAGCGCGCGGCTGCGGCCGTACGTCTCGCCGTACCTGCCGACCTGGCGCTCGCCCCGCGACGCCATGGCGCGCTGCTTCTACCGCTGGGACCACGGCGGGCGGCGGCCGTGACCGCCACCGTCGGCGGGCGGGTGCGGCCGCGCCGCGCCGGATGCGCCGCACCGGACGACGGGAGAAGCCCCGTTCGCGTCCCCGCCGCCGGTCCGCCCGGCCCCGACCAGAGGAGAAACTGATGACCGTCACCCACGGCCGCCCGCTCACCGCCGAGATCACCGAGATCCTGGTGGCGAACTGCGGCCTGGACGCCGAGGCCGCGGCCCGGGAGCCCGGGGCGTCCCTGGAGGACCTCGGCATGGACTCCCTCGCCCTGCTCGAACTGTCGGCGGTGGTCGCCGACCGGTACCGGGTGCGCCTGCCCGAGGACGCCACGCGGCTGAGCATCGCCGAGGTCGCCGACCTGGTCGCCGGGGCGACCGACCCGCCCGGGCACACCGAGAACAGCATCGTCATCGCCGCGCCGCTGCGGCTGGTGTGGGACCTGACCAACGACGTGGCGCACTGGCCGGACCTGTTCACCGAGTACGCCTCGGCGCAGATCCTCGAACGCGACGGCCGCACCGTGCGGTTCCGCCTCACCATGCACCCCGACGAGAACGGCGCCGTGTGGAGCTGGGTGAGCGAACGCACCACCGACTGGGAGAACCGCGAGGTGCGGGCGCACCGGGTGGAGACCGGCCCGTTCGAGTACATGCGCATCCACTGGCGCTACGACACCGAGCCGGAGGGCACCCGGATGACCTGGGTGCAGGACTTCGCGATGCACCCGAGCGCCCCCCTGGACAACGCCGGGATGACCGAGCGGATCAACACCAACAGCCGCGTCCAGCTCGCGGTCATCAAGGAACGGATCGAGCGGGCGGCGCGGGCCGGCTCCGCCACCCCGGGAGGCGACGATGAGTGAGACCACCGCCCAGCGGACGGCCGACGACCCGGCGCACCGGACGGTCGCCGCCCGCGACGTGCCGGCCGACCGGCGGCGCGGCGGCGAGCTGCGGGTGCTGCTCGGGCCGAGGACGGTCGGCAGCACCTCCGGGTTCATGGGGGTCGCCGCCCTCGCCCCGGGCGAGCGCATCGCCGAGCACTACCACCCGTACAGCGAGGAGTTCCTGTACGTGGCGCGGGGGGCGATCACCGTGGACCTGGACGACCGGCCGGTGCCGCTGGCCGCCGGGGAGGCGCTGCTCGTGCCGGTCAACGTGCGGCACCGGCTGCGCAACACCGGCGCGGAGCCGGCCGAGGTGGTGTTCCACCTCGGTCCCCTCGCGCCCCGGCCCGAGCTGGGGCACGTCGACACCGAGCCGGCGGAACAGCGGGGCGCGTCGTGACCGCGCGCCGCACGGTGGTGACCGGCATCGGGGTGGTCGCCCCGGGCGGCGTGACCCGGGACCGGTTCTGGAAGACGATCACGGAGGGGCGCACGGCGACGCGGCGGATCACGTTCTTCGACCCGTCGCCGTTCCGTTCCCGCATCGCCGCCGAGTGCGACTTCGACCCGGTCGCCGCCGGGCTCACCGAGGCCGAGCGGCGCCGCGCCGACCGGTACGTGCAGTTCGCCCTGGCCTGCTCGATCGAGGCGGTCGCCGACAGCGGCCTGGAGCTGACCGACGCGCAGCGCGACCGCGCCGGGGTGGTGCTTGGCACCGCCGTCGGCGGCACCATGGCCCTGGAGCAGGAGTACGTGACCGTCAGCGACTCCGGCAGCCGCTGGCTGGTCGACCACGACCGCGGCGGGCCGTACCTGTACCAGGCGCTCGTGCCCAGCAGCCTGGCCGCCGACGTGGCCTGCCGGCACGGGCTGCACGGGCCGGCGCAGGTGGTCTCGACCGGCTGCACGTCCGGCATCGACGCCATCGGGTACGCCCACCAGCTCATCGCCGACGGCGAGGCGGACATCGTCCTCGCGGGGGCGGCGGACTCGCCGATCTCCCCGGTCACCGTCGCCTCGTTCGACGCGATCAAGGCGACCAGCCCCGACAACGACGACCCGGCGCACGCGTCGCGCCCGTTCGACGCCGACCGGCACGGTTTCGTCCTCGCCGAGGGCGCGGCGGTGCTGGTGCTGGAGGAGTACGGGCACGCCCGCCGCCGGGGCGCGCACGTCTACTGCGAGGTCGCCGGGTACGCCAGCCGCAGCAACGGCTACCACATGACGGGGCTGCGCCCCGACGGGCTGGAGATGGGGCTGGCCATCTCGGCGACCCTGAAGCAGGCGCGGCTGATCCCGCAGCAGGTCTCCTACATCAGCGCGCACGGCTCCGGCACCCGGCAGAACGACCGGCACGAGACGGCGGCGTTCAAGCGGGCCCTCGGCGAGGCCGCCCGCCGGGTGCCGATCAGCTCCATCAAGTCCATGGTGGGGCACTCCCTCGGCGCGATCGGCTCCATCGAGATGGCCGCCTGCGCCCTCGCCATCGAGTACGGCGTGGTGCCGCCGACGGCCAACTGGGCCACCCGGGATCCGGAGTGCGACCTGGACTACGTGCCGAACGTGGCCCGGGAGCTGCCGGTGGACGTGGCCCTGTCGGTGGGCAGCGGGTTCGGCGGCTTCCAGTCGGCGATGGTGTTCCGCCGGCTGGCCGGCACGACGCATGGCGGCACGACGCACGGCGGGACGCCGCTGGGCGGCGCGGCGCCCGGCGGGACGACGCACGGCGGGGCGGCGCGTGGGGCGGCCGGGGAAGGCCGGGCGGCGTGACCACCCGGGCGGTGGTCACCGGGATCGGGGTGGTCGCCCCGAGCGGCATCGGCGCCGAGGCGCACTGGTCCACGGTGGTGTCGCGGACCCGGCGCACCGGGCCGATCACCCTGTTCGACCCGGCGTCCTATCCCACCCGCGTCGCCGGTCAGGTGCCCGACTTCGAGGCGCTGACCTGGGCGGACAACCGTCGGCTGGTGCAGACGGACCGGTGGACGCACCTGGGGTTCGCGGCGACCCGGCTGGCGCTTGCCGACGCCGGGCTGCCCGAGCACGCCCCCGACCCCTACGGCTACGCGGTGACCCTGGCCAGCTCGTCGGGCGGGAACCTGTTCGGGCAGCGGGAGCTGCAACGGCTGTGGGGCGGGCCGTCGCGCACCGTGGGGGCGTACCAGTCGATCGCCTGGTTCTACGCCGCCAGCGTCGGGCAGCTCTCCATCCACCACCAGTTCAAGGGCCCCTGCGGGGTGCTGGTCAGCGAGTCGGCCGGCGGGCTGGACAGCCTCGCCCACGCGGTGCGCACCGTGCGGCGGGGCACCCCCGTGGTGATCGCCGGGGCCACCGAGTGCCCGCTGAGCCCGTACGCGCTGGCCTGCCAGCTGCGGTCCGGGCTGCTCAGTGCCGCCGCCGACCCCGCCGGGGCGTACCGGCCGTTCGACGTCGACGCCGCCGGTTACGTCCCGGCCGAGGGCGGCGCGGTGTTCGTGGTGGAGGAGCTGTCGCACGCCCTGGCCCGGGGGGCCCGCATCTACGGGGAGGTGACCGGCTGGGGGGCGACCCACGACGCGGCGCACACCGGCCCCGACTCCGCCGGGGACCCCGCCCAGTACGCGCGGGCGATGCGGCTGGCCCTGGACCGGGCCGGCGTCACCCCCGACGACGTGGACGTGGTGCTGCCCGACGCGCTGGGCACGCCCCGCCACGACCGGGCCGAGGCCGACGCGCTGCGCGCGGTGTTCGGGGACCGGCCCGTGCCGGTGACCACGGCCAAGCCGCTGACCGGCCGGGCGCACCAAGGCGGGTCGGCGCTGGACGTGGCCACGGCGCTGCTGGCCTTCGCCCACGACACGCTGCCCGCGTCCGCCGGCCCGGACCGGCCGGCCGACGGCTGCGAGCTGGACTTCCTACGGGAGGCCCGCCGGCCCGCGTCCCGGGTGGCGCTGGTGGCCGCCCGGGGGTTCGACGGTTTCAACAGCGCGCTGGTGCTGCGGGGCGCGGCGGCCCGCCCGGCGCCGACGCCCCGCCGGGCGGCCGAGCCCGGCCCGACCCAGGGAGCGGCACGATGATCGGACAGCGGGCGCGGGTGGTCTTCCTGGTCAGGGTGCCGCAGCAGCGCACCGGGGACTTCCTGCGCGCCTACGAGGCGATCCGGCACCTGGTCGCCGAGGGGGTGCCGGGGCACCTGGTGGATCAGGTGTGCCGCTCGTCGGCCGACCCGGAGCAGTGGCTGATCACCAGCGAGTGGGTGAACCTGGCCGCGTTCGAGGCGTGGGAGCGCAGCCCGGAGCACCGGGACCTGGTCAGGCCGATGCGGGAGTGCTTCACCGACGCCCGGTCGCTGCGGTTCGTCGTGCACGCGCAGACGCCGGCCCTGGCCTGACCTCGCGGGCGGGGGCTCCCCTCCGCGGGAAGATCGTGTATCTTCGATGGGTGGCCGCCGGCCGGCGGCCACCCATCGGCCGTCGGGCCGACGCGGGAGGCTGTCTGGCCGAGCGTGGTCGGGCGGCCGGGTCGGATTCGGGCAGGCTGCCGCCCGGGTGCGCCGGCTCGACGGCGGGCAGGCTCCCGCCCCGCGGCGGCGGTGTCGCCGGCGGCCTCGCGGCCCCCGATCCTGCCCGGCGAACCGGCTGACCGGCAATCGGGCCGCACGACCTTTTTGATCTAGCCATTTGCATCTAGTAATGGTCTCGACGGCTGTCGTAGTGTTCCGTCAGCACCCCGGAAGACGCACCACATTGGGCAGCTATGCCCTTTTTCGATGCTGGGCGGTAGACCACAGTGACCATGGATCGTTCGGCAGCAGCATCTACAGTAGACCACCCTGGCTGGGTTGACGACCTTTTGCTGGCCGGCCCGGCGACCGAAGTATGTCTGCGGCTGCCCGACCCGGTGGACCGGGGCACGCTGCGCCGGCTCGTCGGCGAGGCCCAGGCCCGGCTCACCGGCGCCGGGCTGCGTCCCGGCGGGGCCGCCGCGCTGCGCCTGCCGCCCTCGCTGGCGTACGTGGTGAACCTCCTCGCCACCTGGCGCGCCGGGGCCCAGGCGATCCTGCTCGACCACCGGCTCACCGACCACGAGGTGCAGGGCGCGCTCGCCCGGCTCACCCCGCAGGTCGTCGTCGCCCCGGTGCGCAGCGGCGGCGCCGCGCTGAAGATCTTCGTCGACGTCACCGAGGGCGTCACCGCCTACTCGGACCGGCCCGCCGGCAGCCCGCACGCGGTGATCCAGCTCAGCTCCGGCTCCACGGGTCCGTCCAAGGTGATCGGTCGCAGCGCCGCGTCCCTCGTGGCCGAGGTGCGCCGCTACACGCGCATCGACGGCGTGGCCCTGCCCGGCGAGCGGATCATCCTGCTGCCGTCCATGGTGCACGTGCTCGGCCTCGTCGGCGGGCTGCTCTACGGCCTGCACGCCCACGTGACGCTGGTGCCGCCGGACCGGCTCAGCGGCGACGCGGTGCTGGCCGCCATCGCCGCCGACGACACCCCGGCCACCGTGCTCGGCGTGCCGTTCCACATCGGACTGCTGGCCTCCACCCGGCCGACCGGCCCGCTGCCGCAGCTCAAGCGGATGACCACCGGCGGCGAGCTGGTCCCGCCGGCCGTCGTCACCGCGTTCGTCGACCGCTTCGGCGTGCCGCTGGGCAACATGTACGGGATGACCGAGGTCGGCGTCATCGGCACCGACCTGCACGGCTGGCACCGGCCGTCGATCGCCCCCGCCCCCGGGATCACCGTCCGCGAGTCGGCCACCGGCGAGCTGTGGGTGAGCTGTCCGGACTCGCCGTACGTGGGGCTGTCCGACCCGGACCGCTGGGCCGACGGCTGGCTGCACACCCGCGACGCCGGCACCGTCGACCCCGGGACCGGTCTGGTCACCGTGCGCGGCCGGCTCGACTCGCAGGTCTCCGTCGGCGGGCTGAAGGTCGATCTCACCGAGGTCGAGGCCACCCTCGCCGGGCTGCCCGGCGTCGCCGCCGCCGTGGTCGTGCACGACGGCGACATCACCGCGTACGTGCAGCCGGACGGGCCGCTGTCGGAGGAGGTGCTGGAGAAGCTGCTCGCCGAGCGGCTCGCCGCCTACAAGCGGCCCCGCGTCCTGCACCTGCTCGACCGGCTGCCCCGCACCACCACCGGCAAGCTGGTCCGGTCGACCGAGGCGCTGCGGGCGGCCGCGCCGTGACCGGCCCGCTCCGGTGGCCCGTCGCGGCACCCGTCGGCCTGACTGATCAATCAGTCGATCACCAGCTCGACGCCGTCCGCCGGCCCGTCGACCGCGACGGCCAGCACCAGGTCACCGGCCAGCACCGGCCCGTCGCCGCCGGGGGGCAGCCGGGGATGGCCGACCCGCAGGCCGCCGGCCCCCGGGACGGGGCGCAGCAACTCGCCGGGGCCGCCGGGCACCGGCATCGGCCGGCGCAGGCCGCCGTCGCGCAACCCGCGCCCGAGCGCCTTGCCGACCGCCTCC
This genomic window contains:
- a CDS encoding antibiotic biosynthesis monooxygenase family protein: MIGQRARVVFLVRVPQQRTGDFLRAYEAIRHLVAEGVPGHLVDQVCRSSADPEQWLITSEWVNLAAFEAWERSPEHRDLVRPMRECFTDARSLRFVVHAQTPALA
- a CDS encoding cupin domain-containing protein — its product is MSETTAQRTADDPAHRTVAARDVPADRRRGGELRVLLGPRTVGSTSGFMGVAALAPGERIAEHYHPYSEEFLYVARGAITVDLDDRPVPLAAGEALLVPVNVRHRLRNTGAEPAEVVFHLGPLAPRPELGHVDTEPAEQRGAS
- a CDS encoding AfsR/SARP family transcriptional regulator yields the protein MTADPPTPTTGDGHAPDVSLRLLGGFQLLHDETPVVVPRGLQRVLALIGLRPGATRSHLAGLLWPEAPEERALSSLRTALWRLRQDPCCPLVTSGDTTRLDPRVRLDVDDLASTAARVRDGDDPGSTGVALTAGRHDLLPGWYDDWVLLERERLRQLRLHMLEQVARNHLAAGRHGEALEAALEAMAAEPLRETPHRLVVRVHLAEGNVFEAVHAFYAYRDLLLRELRLEPSPAMTALLHDTLAPIRQASRPTPPEPRRPGASPQTHPR
- a CDS encoding FAD-dependent oxidoreductase, translating into MVANPPQVMIIGAGTGGLCLAHGLRRAGIGVSVHERHADRADGLLGYRVGIGPTGSRALRECLPPELFDIFAVTCARGPRYFNVVTERLRQTASFPLRPDTDDVGTERSVARMTLRQVLLTGLEDTVEFDRTFTHYEQRDDGTVTAHFADGSTATGDLLVAADGTHSAVRRQYLPHAVIRDAGTVNIATRIPLTEHTRSLLPERVAQGISLVFGAGGTMGVLHVMEFKWDRGGDVKPGVAAADADLLRRWPGLRHDTTRDNINFIIWSAARRFPADVMSRRGEDLVRIAQELTRNWHPRLRELLARSDPGSALPIRVSTSEPVPAWKSSTVTLLGDAIHTMTPGRGVGANTALRDAALLCRQIRLAAAGEKTLVQAVADYEAAMLPYGFARVHDSLHRSGTSGDDRIYRPVIGRLALLGARGYFGITSRVPRLRRKFVDDFYTYRGEED
- a CDS encoding SRPBCC family protein, which produces MTVTHGRPLTAEITEILVANCGLDAEAAAREPGASLEDLGMDSLALLELSAVVADRYRVRLPEDATRLSIAEVADLVAGATDPPGHTENSIVIAAPLRLVWDLTNDVAHWPDLFTEYASAQILERDGRTVRFRLTMHPDENGAVWSWVSERTTDWENREVRAHRVETGPFEYMRIHWRYDTEPEGTRMTWVQDFAMHPSAPLDNAGMTERINTNSRVQLAVIKERIERAARAGSATPGGDDE
- a CDS encoding TcmI family type II polyketide cyclase, with product MDRSLIVAKVVPDAEERVAEIFAESDATELPRLAGVRHRSLYRLGDLYVHLLETERPGETAVEGIREHPEFARVSARLRPYVSPYLPTWRSPRDAMARCFYRWDHGGRRP
- a CDS encoding TcmI family type II polyketide cyclase, translating into MSRLLIVSRIIPGAEGRVAQIFAESDATELPGLTGVRHRSLYCLHDLCVHLMETADVEADALAAARNHPLYLQVNERLSAHTSPYLPTWRSPRDAIAGCFYSWDATSPVGVTGTAG
- a CDS encoding class I adenylate-forming enzyme family protein; the encoded protein is MDRSAAASTVDHPGWVDDLLLAGPATEVCLRLPDPVDRGTLRRLVGEAQARLTGAGLRPGGAAALRLPPSLAYVVNLLATWRAGAQAILLDHRLTDHEVQGALARLTPQVVVAPVRSGGAALKIFVDVTEGVTAYSDRPAGSPHAVIQLSSGSTGPSKVIGRSAASLVAEVRRYTRIDGVALPGERIILLPSMVHVLGLVGGLLYGLHAHVTLVPPDRLSGDAVLAAIAADDTPATVLGVPFHIGLLASTRPTGPLPQLKRMTTGGELVPPAVVTAFVDRFGVPLGNMYGMTEVGVIGTDLHGWHRPSIAPAPGITVRESATGELWVSCPDSPYVGLSDPDRWADGWLHTRDAGTVDPGTGLVTVRGRLDSQVSVGGLKVDLTEVEATLAGLPGVAAAVVVHDGDITAYVQPDGPLSEEVLEKLLAERLAAYKRPRVLHLLDRLPRTTTGKLVRSTEALRAAAP
- a CDS encoding beta-ketoacyl synthase N-terminal-like domain-containing protein; the encoded protein is MTTRAVVTGIGVVAPSGIGAEAHWSTVVSRTRRTGPITLFDPASYPTRVAGQVPDFEALTWADNRRLVQTDRWTHLGFAATRLALADAGLPEHAPDPYGYAVTLASSSGGNLFGQRELQRLWGGPSRTVGAYQSIAWFYAASVGQLSIHHQFKGPCGVLVSESAGGLDSLAHAVRTVRRGTPVVIAGATECPLSPYALACQLRSGLLSAAADPAGAYRPFDVDAAGYVPAEGGAVFVVEELSHALARGARIYGEVTGWGATHDAAHTGPDSAGDPAQYARAMRLALDRAGVTPDDVDVVLPDALGTPRHDRAEADALRAVFGDRPVPVTTAKPLTGRAHQGGSALDVATALLAFAHDTLPASAGPDRPADGCELDFLREARRPASRVALVAARGFDGFNSALVLRGAAARPAPTPRRAAEPGPTQGAAR